The Methanocaldococcus infernus ME region TCTCAATGATGATAGAGTAGCTGTTCTAAAGTTTCATAAGCATGGAAGAACTTGCTTCACAAGGGGGAAGAGATATAGAGATTATTTAGCAGATAAGCATCATATAAGTTGGCTTTATGTTTCAAGATTGTCAGCTGAGAGAGAGTTTAATATTCTAAATGAGCTCTACCCATTGGTTAAGGTACCAGAGCCAATAGCTTGGAATAGACATGCTATCATTATGGGAAAGGTTGAAGGGGAAGAGCTTAAGAGAATAGATTTATCAGAGTTCTTATCAAGGGAAGAGATTGAAGAGCTATTTTGGAAGATTATTGAAGAGGTTAAAAAGGCTTATAAAATTGGTTATATTCATGGAGACTTAAGTGAGTTTAATATAATCTACAATGGAGAGGACTTTGTTATCATAGACTGGCCTCAGGCTGTTCCAACCTATCATCCAGAGGCAAGGTTTTATTTAAAGAGAGATATAGAGAATGTTGTGAGATACTTTAAAAAGTATAAAGTGGAGAAGGATGTTGATGAACTTTTCAAGTATATAACTGAGGTGAAAGATTGAGAAAATTTTTACTTATTTTTTTAGCCTTCTTTATCATACTTTCAGGATGTACAACAACAAAGGAGGAAAAGGTTAGCTTAAATCTCTATCCATTAGATAAAATAGAGTCTTTAAAGTGTAACATTATTTTAGAGATGGGAGGGAAAAATATTAGTGGAGTTTGTGAATTTGATGACAATAGATACTATTTTTACAAAGATAATGTAACTTTAACATATTTCTATAACAACACTTTCATTAAAAAGGGAGAAAATAGTAGTATAAAAATAATCTACATTAACTTTAAGCATGATTTAGATAAAATAAATGCTATTAAAAACCTTCTCCTTCCATTATATGACAATGAAACCTTTAAAACTGAGAAGGTTGAGAGGAAAGATAACTATATCTATGTCCTAAGGGTTAGAAAATATAGTAATGTATCCATTGGATACTATATAAAAGATGGCTTGCCAGAGATTATAGACTTGGGTGGAGGAAATAAAATATATATCAAGTACATTGAGATAAATAAGGAGATAAAGCCAAAGATCTATGACATAAATGCCAGCACTTTGGTAGTTTATGCCAATGTATCCAACATATCAAAGATAAAGAAATATTTAGCCTTTAAACCTATCCTATTTAATGTCTCTATAGAATCTTTAGTTTATGCTAATAGAGAGAATAAAAGTATGCTAAAAATAGCTGGTAAGTTTAAAAATAAAACTGTTGTAATTAGTGAGGAATATCCTTACAATGGCTCTATTTACCTCCCTTTATATGTGAATGTTAGCTATGACAATGTTGAAGCATACTACAATCCTTTAGGTGGCTATCTCCTCACCCTAATTAACAATACATTTATTAAGATCTATGCTGATAATGAAACTGCTATAGAACTTTTGAAAACCAAGATAGGGTGAAATCTTTGGCTAAAGTAGGAATAATCATGGGGAGTGACTCAGACCTTCCAATTTTAAAAGATGCTGCTAAAACCCTTGAAGAGCTTGGCATAGACTATATTATGACAATAGCTTCAGCACATAGAACTCCTGAGAGGGTTGTTAAGTGCATAAAAGAGTTTGAGGAGAAAGAGGTAGAAGTCATCATAGCTGGAGCTGGTGGAGCTGCTCATCTTCCAGGGGTTGTAGCTTCTCTAACTATTCTACCAGTTATAGGAGTTCCAATTAAATCAACCTTACAGGGA contains the following coding sequences:
- a CDS encoding serine/threonine-protein kinase RIO2; the protein is MITKLLKALKEAKDEDFKVLRVIELLMRYHEWVPLDEIVRKAKMPEKDVLYRLNRLSKFEFVVRSTYGYAVSMGGYDALAINALVKKGILKAIGNKLGVGKEGDVYNVLLNDDRVAVLKFHKHGRTCFTRGKRYRDYLADKHHISWLYVSRLSAEREFNILNELYPLVKVPEPIAWNRHAIIMGKVEGEELKRIDLSEFLSREEIEELFWKIIEEVKKAYKIGYIHGDLSEFNIIYNGEDFVIIDWPQAVPTYHPEARFYLKRDIENVVRYFKKYKVEKDVDELFKYITEVKD
- the purE gene encoding 5-(carboxyamino)imidazole ribonucleotide mutase, which gives rise to MAKVGIIMGSDSDLPILKDAAKTLEELGIDYIMTIASAHRTPERVVKCIKEFEEKEVEVIIAGAGGAAHLPGVVASLTILPVIGVPIKSTLQGLDSLLSIVQMPSGIPVATVAINNAKNAALLAAEILGIKYDDVREKLIEYRKKMKESVEKKGELLEKLGYEEYLEKYKK